Within Dysosmobacter sp. Marseille-Q4140, the genomic segment GGGGAGAACCTGCGCAGATAAATCGTTCTGTGCGCCTCCATAAGCTGCTGATCAGGCAGCGGCTCCGCCGACCAGTACAGAGTTTTGTACGGCACGCCGAACATCTCCGTATCATATCCGGCAATCCGGGCGCCATTGCGGTCGTAAAAGCCAAGGCGCCGTTCCGCCATAGCCGGGTCCGGCGCAAAACGAGGTTCCTCGCTCTCTCCGAGGATCACGGTTCCCCGCTCCTTCTCCTGCATTTTCTCCAGAATCAGTGCGCCGGTCCCTCCGTTGCGGTAAGCAGGGCTCACGCACAGATAGTCCAGCAACGCCCAGCCGGGCTCCCCCAGCCACAAAAAGCACTCTCCGATGATCTTGTCCCCGTCAAACAGACACCAGGGGCGATAGACCCCATCATCCAGCATCCGGCGGATAATGTGCAGCGGCTTCAGCTCCGCCGCAGGAAAGGAAACCCGAAGGTCCCGCTCATACAACATCTCCAGCTGCTCCAGATTCGGCAGTCTCAGTTCCATAGTCAAACTCCTTCGTCATGATGATGGCATCCTCCCGGGGATGCTCGTAGTAGTTCTTCCGCCGGCCCACGGACCGGAAGCCCAGCTCCCCGTACAGGGCGATGGCCCCGTAGTTGGAGGCGCGGACCTCCAGGGTCAAAAAGGCCAGGCGGTTGCCCCGGGCAAAGTTCAAAAACACATCCAGCAGCTGGTGTGCCACGCCCTGGCGGCGGTACTCCGGCCGTACGGCGATGTTGGTGATGGTGCCCTCGTCCAGCACCACCTGGAGCCCGGCATACCCGGCCACCCGGCCCGCATCATCCAGGGCCACCAGAAAGGCGGACAGGGCGTTGTCCAGCTCCTCTGCCAGCATGTTCCGGGACCAGGGGTCCGGGAAGCAGATCCGCTCCAGCTCCGCGATCTCATCCAGGTGGTCCGCCGTCATGGGCACCA encodes:
- a CDS encoding GNAT family N-acetyltransferase translates to MELRLPNLEQLEMLYERDLRVSFPAAELKPLHIIRRMLDDGVYRPWCLFDGDKIIGECFLWLGEPGWALLDYLCVSPAYRNGGTGALILEKMQEKERGTVILGESEEPRFAPDPAMAERRLGFYDRNGARIAGYDTEMFGVPYKTLYWSAEPLPDQQLMEAHRTIYLRRFSPEKYAKYVRIPRQPDAAPLDKVAWNE
- the rimI gene encoding ribosomal protein S18-alanine N-acetyltransferase, with protein sequence MRQAMHVRVVPMTADHLDEIAELERICFPDPWSRNMLAEELDNALSAFLVALDDAGRVAGYAGLQVVLDEGTITNIAVRPEYRRQGVAHQLLDVFLNFARGNRLAFLTLEVRASNYGAIALYGELGFRSVGRRKNYYEHPREDAIIMTKEFDYGTETAESGAAGDVV